The Mesorhizobium sp. M1D.F.Ca.ET.043.01.1.1 genome contains a region encoding:
- a CDS encoding LysM peptidoglycan-binding domain-containing protein has product MAINPSKAFLFAAGGVAVVAAVAYGSGALDPYINNQKPAQVAALPQADTKPAESNSTSTEGRLPQTQAPANTMAPANKMAPANNAMAPANNATAPAVSAPAAQAPAAGPVLPTFDVVRVEGDGSIVVAGSAAPNAKVEILNGGTVLGSTDAGPDGAFAIVLDDPLKPGDYTITLRSTAGGVAVASVQTAVVSVPQSPTGQVLAMVEEPGKPSELLTVPQPEAKPAAPAATDQAAAPAAQAPAAATTAPNTEAAPAATAPGATDQAAAPATQTPTAAAGEPKIAVEAVEIDGSKIFVAGTADPGRKVRAYADDILLGEAKTSPDGHFLIEAARDIPVGSHTIHVDGLDDDGVKVVARAAVPFEREPGESIAAIAPSETKPADTKLTQVQGAGSLAGQAKPAETAAATETKPAETTTTAPAAQAPAKVAEATPSAGVAETVAPKLEHADGSVIIRRNDTLWRISRRVYGHGVRFSTIYLANQDQIRDPDRIWPGQVFKVPGKSKEGEPADMKAMGDQMTTPKAE; this is encoded by the coding sequence ATGGCTATCAATCCTTCAAAGGCGTTCTTGTTCGCGGCGGGCGGTGTTGCCGTCGTCGCGGCGGTCGCCTACGGATCGGGCGCGCTCGACCCGTATATCAACAACCAGAAACCGGCACAGGTCGCGGCGCTTCCGCAGGCGGATACGAAACCAGCTGAATCCAACAGCACGTCCACCGAGGGGCGCCTGCCGCAGACGCAAGCCCCGGCCAACACGATGGCGCCGGCCAACAAGATGGCGCCCGCCAACAACGCAATGGCACCGGCCAACAATGCGACGGCTCCGGCAGTTTCGGCGCCGGCCGCTCAGGCGCCCGCCGCCGGTCCGGTGCTGCCGACCTTCGATGTCGTGCGCGTCGAAGGCGACGGCTCGATCGTCGTCGCCGGCAGCGCCGCGCCCAACGCCAAGGTCGAGATCCTGAATGGCGGGACGGTGCTTGGCTCGACCGATGCCGGCCCCGACGGCGCCTTCGCCATCGTGCTCGACGATCCGCTGAAGCCCGGCGACTACACGATCACGCTGCGCTCGACAGCCGGCGGCGTCGCCGTTGCGTCGGTGCAGACGGCCGTCGTCTCGGTGCCGCAGAGTCCGACCGGCCAGGTGCTGGCGATGGTCGAGGAGCCGGGCAAGCCGTCCGAACTGCTCACCGTTCCGCAGCCGGAGGCCAAGCCGGCCGCACCGGCCGCCACTGACCAGGCTGCCGCCCCGGCGGCGCAGGCCCCGGCCGCTGCCACGACCGCCCCCAATACCGAGGCCGCGCCGGCCGCAACTGCTCCGGGCGCCACCGACCAGGCTGCCGCCCCTGCAACACAGACCCCAACCGCCGCAGCAGGCGAGCCCAAGATCGCCGTCGAGGCGGTCGAGATCGACGGCAGCAAGATCTTTGTCGCCGGCACTGCGGACCCCGGCCGCAAGGTGCGCGCCTATGCCGACGACATCCTGCTTGGCGAGGCCAAGACTTCGCCCGACGGCCATTTCCTGATCGAGGCGGCGCGCGACATCCCGGTCGGCAGCCACACCATCCATGTCGACGGCCTGGATGACGACGGCGTCAAGGTCGTCGCCCGCGCCGCCGTGCCGTTCGAACGCGAGCCCGGTGAGTCGATCGCCGCTATCGCGCCGAGCGAGACCAAGCCGGCTGATACCAAGCTCACGCAGGTCCAGGGTGCCGGGTCCCTGGCCGGGCAGGCCAAGCCAGCCGAGACTGCTGCGGCGACCGAGACCAAGCCCGCCGAGACAACGACGACGGCGCCGGCAGCCCAGGCTCCGGCCAAAGTCGCGGAAGCGACGCCGTCGGCCGGTGTGGCGGAGACGGTCGCGCCGAAGCTCGAACACGCCGACGGCTCGGTCATCATCCGCCGCAATGACACGCTCTGGCGCATCTCGCGCCGCGTCTACGGTCATGGCGTGCGCTTTTCGACCATCTATCTCGCCAACCAGGACCAGATCCGTGACCCCGACCGCATCTGGCCCGGCCAGGTCTTCAAGGTTCCCGGCAAGTCGAAGGAAGGCGAGCCGGCCGACATGAAGGCCATGGGCGACCAGATGACTACGCCAAAGGCGGAGTAG
- a CDS encoding TIGR00730 family Rossman fold protein codes for MNTIRSVCVYCGSSPGRDDAYVKAGHLLGRSLAKSGLRLIYGGGTKGIMGAVADGAIKAGGQVTGIIPRFLINREATQIALDKLDELLITDNMHERKHRMFEKSDAFVALPGGIGTVEEIVEIMTWAQLGHHRKPIVFANIKGFWDPMLSLIEHMSGEGFIHTAHRVKPLVVNDPEAIVAAIMVAGSSVDAPTEGMQAVIDKM; via the coding sequence ATGAACACGATTCGATCCGTCTGCGTCTATTGCGGTTCGTCTCCGGGCCGCGACGACGCCTATGTCAAGGCCGGCCACCTGCTCGGCCGCTCGCTGGCCAAGTCAGGCCTGCGCCTGATCTATGGCGGCGGCACAAAGGGCATCATGGGCGCCGTCGCCGACGGAGCGATCAAGGCCGGCGGCCAGGTGACCGGCATCATCCCGCGCTTCCTGATCAACAGGGAGGCAACCCAGATCGCTCTCGACAAGCTCGACGAGCTGTTGATCACCGACAACATGCACGAGCGCAAGCACCGGATGTTCGAGAAGTCCGACGCCTTCGTGGCGCTGCCGGGCGGCATCGGCACGGTCGAGGAGATCGTCGAGATCATGACCTGGGCGCAGCTCGGCCATCACCGCAAGCCGATCGTATTCGCCAACATCAAGGGCTTCTGGGACCCGATGCTTTCGCTGATCGAGCACATGTCGGGCGAAGGCTTCATCCACACCGCACATAGGGTGAAGCCGCTGGTGGTCAACGACCCCGAGGCCATCGTCGCCGCCATCATGGTCGCCGGATCGTCTGTCGACGCGCCGACGGAGGGTATGCAGGCGGTGATCGACAAGATGTAG
- a CDS encoding LysR substrate-binding domain-containing protein, giving the protein MLDLRQIRYFVAVAEAGNVGRAAEQLHISQSPLSRQIMQLEEQLGVVLFERAKQRVHLNAEGKAFLAEARALLASAARLEELGRNLATGAAGSLAIGYVEGAVHAGLVAAMLKEFRRERPDFHLQLRSGRTAAQFEGLRQRALDLGFVYAPAPKGDPDIESMLVRREQLVLAIPDGDLLADVPDIRPDHLDGRVWITVVRQPDDTNRAQFLAACVEAGFVPDIAYETADPLTSLGLVSAGLGLATVQDSLRAAAPPGIVFRDLPWFGRSVAIHLAWRRNDRRAVVGDLRKALVPGNSHVLSV; this is encoded by the coding sequence ATGCTCGACCTGCGCCAGATCAGATATTTCGTCGCCGTCGCCGAGGCCGGCAATGTCGGCCGCGCCGCCGAGCAGCTGCACATCTCCCAGTCGCCCTTGAGCCGGCAGATCATGCAGCTCGAGGAGCAGCTGGGCGTTGTCCTGTTCGAGCGGGCGAAGCAGCGCGTCCATCTCAACGCCGAGGGCAAGGCTTTCCTCGCCGAAGCCCGGGCGCTGCTCGCCAGCGCCGCGCGGCTGGAGGAGCTCGGCCGCAATCTTGCGACCGGCGCGGCCGGCAGCCTCGCCATCGGCTATGTCGAGGGCGCTGTGCACGCCGGTCTGGTCGCCGCCATGCTCAAGGAATTCCGCCGCGAGCGGCCGGATTTCCATCTGCAACTCAGGAGCGGCCGCACGGCAGCGCAGTTCGAAGGTCTGCGGCAGCGTGCGCTCGACCTCGGCTTCGTCTATGCGCCGGCGCCGAAGGGCGATCCGGATATCGAGAGCATGCTGGTGCGGCGCGAACAGCTGGTGCTGGCAATCCCCGACGGTGATCTGCTTGCTGATGTCCCCGACATCCGGCCGGATCATCTCGACGGCCGCGTCTGGATCACTGTCGTGCGTCAGCCCGACGACACCAATCGCGCGCAGTTCCTGGCGGCTTGTGTCGAGGCCGGCTTCGTGCCCGACATCGCCTATGAGACAGCCGACCCGCTGACCTCGCTCGGCCTGGTCAGCGCCGGCCTTGGTCTGGCGACGGTCCAGGACAGTCTGCGCGCCGCAGCGCCGCCGGGGATCGTCTTCCGCGACCTGCCGTGGTTCGGGCGCAGTGTCGCCATCCATCTCGCGTGGCGCCGCAATGATCGGAGGGCGGTGGTTGGGGATTTGAGGAAGGCGCTAGTTCCAGGCAATTCACACGTTCTGTCGGTTTGA
- a CDS encoding muconolactone Delta-isomerase family protein codes for MQFFALLTRNTQKFSDADFAPLLPGEAEQRRTLYAQGAVRQVWNRGDIPGSGVMFEAADEKEVRGHLATLPLVEAGMMDIAAIVPLSPYPGFGPKR; via the coding sequence ATGCAGTTCTTTGCCCTGCTTACCCGCAACACCCAGAAGTTCAGCGACGCCGATTTCGCGCCGCTGCTGCCCGGCGAGGCCGAGCAGCGGCGCACGCTCTATGCGCAGGGCGCCGTGCGGCAGGTCTGGAACCGCGGCGACATTCCCGGCAGCGGCGTGATGTTCGAGGCGGCCGACGAGAAGGAGGTGCGAGGCCATCTCGCCACGCTGCCGCTGGTCGAGGCCGGCATGATGGACATCGCGGCGATCGTTCCGCTCAGCCCGTATCCTGGGTTCGGTCCGAAGCGCTGA
- a CDS encoding glucose 1-dehydrogenase yields MRSTDYLGRLFGLEGRHAFITGASRGLGLAFAQALAGAGARVTLGGRKADELKAAGDRLRAAGCTISESVIDVTDTQSVDTAIAAAEAGTGPIDILVNNAGIQRRAPLESFSDADWDALMATNLDGVFKVSRAVVKGMIARRKGVIINVSSVQSVLARPSIAPYAATKGAITMLTKSMAGEWGQHGVRVNAIAPGYFKTELNAALVADETFSGWLTGRTPMRRWGDVEELAGAAVFLASDAASFVTGQTLLVDGGITSVL; encoded by the coding sequence TTGCGTTCGACTGATTATCTCGGCCGCCTGTTCGGCCTCGAGGGCAGGCATGCCTTCATCACCGGCGCCAGCCGAGGCCTTGGTCTTGCCTTCGCGCAGGCGCTTGCCGGGGCCGGCGCGCGTGTCACGCTCGGCGGCCGCAAGGCGGACGAACTCAAAGCTGCCGGCGATCGCCTGCGCGCCGCGGGCTGCACGATTTCAGAATCGGTGATCGACGTCACCGACACGCAGTCGGTCGATACCGCAATTGCGGCGGCGGAGGCCGGCACCGGTCCGATCGACATCCTGGTCAACAATGCCGGCATTCAGCGCCGGGCACCGCTGGAGAGTTTCAGCGACGCCGACTGGGACGCGCTGATGGCGACCAACCTCGACGGCGTGTTCAAGGTGAGCCGGGCGGTGGTCAAAGGCATGATCGCGCGCCGCAAGGGCGTCATCATCAACGTCTCCTCGGTGCAGAGCGTGCTCGCCCGCCCCTCGATCGCACCCTACGCTGCAACCAAGGGAGCGATCACCATGCTGACCAAATCGATGGCCGGCGAATGGGGCCAGCACGGCGTGCGCGTCAACGCGATCGCGCCCGGCTATTTCAAGACCGAGCTCAACGCCGCGCTGGTCGCCGACGAGACATTCTCCGGCTGGCTTACCGGGCGCACGCCGATGCGGCGCTGGGGCGACGTCGAGGAACTGGCCGGCGCTGCCGTGTTCCTGGCATCCGACGCCGCGAGCTTCGTAACGGGACAGACGCTGCTGGTGGATGGCGGGATCACGAGCGTGTTGTAG
- a CDS encoding DoxX family protein, producing the protein MTPIELAQRLHARDVVLLAGRLLLSLTFVHEGLQLTTHFEGAEKAMAALGVGTPLLLATIALQLGAGLSVALGVLARLGAVALGLFCLMTASLFHASFASQNELLHFEKDLAIAGGMFILALSGSGRLSVDRVL; encoded by the coding sequence ATGACACCGATCGAACTCGCGCAAAGACTTCACGCCAGGGACGTCGTCCTGCTTGCCGGCCGCCTGCTTCTGTCGCTGACCTTCGTGCATGAAGGCCTGCAGCTCACGACGCATTTCGAGGGCGCTGAGAAAGCGATGGCCGCGCTCGGCGTCGGCACGCCGCTGCTCCTTGCCACCATCGCGCTGCAGCTCGGTGCCGGCTTATCCGTGGCGCTCGGCGTCCTGGCGCGCCTCGGCGCGGTAGCGCTCGGCCTGTTCTGCCTGATGACGGCAAGCCTCTTCCACGCAAGCTTCGCCAGCCAGAACGAGCTCCTGCATTTCGAGAAGGATCTCGCCATTGCCGGCGGCATGTTCATCCTGGCGCTCAGCGGGTCCGGCAGGCTGTCGGTGGATAGGGTGCTGTAG
- a CDS encoding tetratricopeptide repeat protein: MKHALFAVLGAIAVLTAAPIAIAVPAYAVDDIEGADAPDLTAVKAKIDAKDYKGALADLRDLAQDTQQSDVYNLLGFTLRKTGDYQTSLTYYTKALELKPDHKAAHEYLGELYVETGDMAKANEQLASLQKLCPAGCEELSDLKQAIDTKVTK, translated from the coding sequence ATGAAACATGCACTTTTCGCGGTGCTCGGCGCCATTGCGGTGCTGACCGCGGCCCCGATCGCCATCGCCGTGCCGGCTTATGCCGTGGACGACATCGAAGGCGCCGACGCGCCGGACCTGACGGCCGTGAAAGCCAAGATCGACGCCAAGGACTACAAGGGCGCGCTGGCCGACCTGCGCGATCTCGCGCAGGACACCCAGCAGTCCGACGTCTACAATCTGCTCGGCTTCACGTTGCGCAAGACCGGCGACTACCAGACCTCGCTCACCTACTACACCAAGGCGCTGGAGCTTAAGCCCGACCACAAGGCGGCGCATGAATATCTCGGCGAGCTCTATGTCGAGACCGGCGATATGGCCAAGGCCAACGAGCAGCTCGCCTCGCTGCAGAAGCTCTGCCCGGCGGGCTGCGAAGAACTTTCGGACCTCAAGCAGGCCATCGATACCAAGGTGACGAAGTAG
- a CDS encoding MBL fold metallo-hydrolase, translating into MFNMTRRMVLGSAAAAAAFGIAGKLEFASAAHADTPVEPLVGFHKYKVGSLEVTAVYDGIWRKPHDPAFIKDVSVDDTKAALAKAGLTTEFMPIPLTVVVLKMNGRTIMMDAGSGVGQWQANATHLPANMKAAGIDYKAIDAIMISHFHPDHVWGLMEKGTNAPVFPNAELIVNATEYNWWTDPSRLAKLPEGRKPAGKRIAENFPKWKNWKLVDDGTEVVPGIRIMAAPGHTPGHSVYHVDAGSEQFLVSADTMYVPALLAPHPEWQGAYDQDGPMAIATRHKIVDQVIADNVRICGSHFPFPGTGSFVKDGNAYAFTPTQI; encoded by the coding sequence ATGTTCAACATGACACGCCGCATGGTGCTTGGATCCGCGGCGGCAGCCGCCGCCTTCGGCATTGCCGGCAAGCTGGAATTCGCGTCCGCGGCTCACGCCGACACCCCGGTCGAGCCGCTGGTCGGCTTCCATAAATACAAGGTGGGCTCGCTCGAGGTCACCGCCGTCTATGACGGCATTTGGCGCAAGCCCCACGACCCGGCCTTCATCAAGGACGTTTCCGTCGACGACACCAAGGCGGCACTCGCCAAGGCGGGGCTCACCACCGAGTTCATGCCGATCCCGCTCACCGTCGTGGTGCTCAAGATGAACGGCCGCACCATCATGATGGATGCCGGCTCCGGCGTCGGCCAGTGGCAGGCCAACGCCACGCATCTGCCGGCCAACATGAAGGCCGCCGGCATCGACTACAAGGCGATCGACGCCATCATGATCTCGCATTTCCACCCCGACCATGTCTGGGGCCTGATGGAGAAGGGCACCAACGCGCCGGTGTTTCCGAATGCGGAGCTGATCGTCAATGCCACCGAATACAATTGGTGGACCGACCCCAGCCGGCTTGCCAAGCTGCCCGAAGGCCGCAAGCCGGCGGGCAAGCGCATCGCCGAAAACTTCCCGAAGTGGAAGAACTGGAAGCTGGTGGATGACGGCACGGAAGTGGTGCCCGGCATCCGCATCATGGCGGCGCCCGGCCACACGCCCGGCCATTCCGTCTACCATGTCGATGCCGGCTCCGAGCAGTTCCTCGTCTCGGCCGACACCATGTACGTGCCGGCGCTGCTCGCGCCGCATCCCGAATGGCAGGGCGCCTACGACCAGGACGGGCCGATGGCGATCGCCACGCGGCACAAGATCGTCGACCAGGTGATCGCCGACAATGTCCGCATCTGCGGCTCACACTTCCCGTTCCCGGGCACCGGCAGCTTCGTCAAGGACGGCAACGCCTACGCCTTCACCCCAACCCAGATCTGA
- a CDS encoding EAL domain-containing protein codes for MAAVVLLICAIFVDQQNRRVADQLTRADVLAKVNVVRAKLEGNINGNLQLVQGLASTIVTEPYMGQQRFASLAANLFKQNSQLHNIAGAPDLVISLMYPIKGNEKAVGLDYRKNEAQRMAALRARDQRALILAGPVNLAQGGRGFIGRIPIFVPTAGGGDRFWGIVSAVIDVDRLYAASGLTDPSLDIDVALIGKDALGGGGERFFGGENIVNANPVTAEVRLPVGSWQISAVPKGGWPTTPENEAFLLATMALAGTLVVLPILVAGWLFGERQKNYAELRRLSQRLELALDASGIGVWEHDLSTNQLVWDDRVNEIYGKPADGETRAYHDWERTIHPDDLERARRDFDTAAATKGRYSSQYRLLLPDGTTRHVRARATFLQDIGGTPKMVGAEWDVTSDVLLNENLMRERQLSESKNVELEAAKARIEHVALHDSLTGLPNRRYLDEMLAEGGTVDGRTALLHLDLDRFKHINDTLGHAAGDAMLMHASKVIKAEAGATDFVARIGGDEFVVVSHGRDDDELAALADRIIEEMRQPVDYQGHQCRFGVTIGIAANSGVDAKQVLINADLALYRAKSRGRNRYEFFNEELQSEIVRTKQTADEILGGLERNEFVAYYQPQFDAETLEIVGVEALSRWRHPRRGILAPDIFLNVAEELNVVSLIDRTVLEQALENFERWSTDGLTIPRVSVNVSARRLEDKDLINGLRKLAIKQGTVSFELVESIFLDENDDLVAWNIEHIKELGIDIEIDDFGTGYASVVSLLKLQPRRLKIDRQLVTPIIGSGAQRRLVSSIIEIGKSLGIEVVAEGVETMEHARILKELGCDILQGYAFGRPMDAKSFRTFAQSRKWLAAG; via the coding sequence ATCGCTGCCGTCGTGCTTCTGATCTGCGCCATATTCGTCGACCAGCAGAACAGGAGAGTGGCGGATCAATTGACCCGCGCGGACGTGCTGGCCAAAGTCAACGTCGTTCGCGCCAAGCTGGAAGGCAACATAAACGGCAATCTCCAGTTGGTGCAGGGCCTCGCCTCGACCATCGTAACCGAGCCTTATATGGGGCAGCAGAGATTTGCCTCGCTGGCCGCCAATCTGTTCAAGCAGAATTCGCAGTTGCACAACATTGCCGGCGCGCCCGATCTCGTCATCTCGCTGATGTACCCCATAAAAGGCAACGAGAAGGCGGTAGGGCTCGACTACCGCAAAAACGAGGCGCAACGCATGGCGGCGCTTCGCGCGCGCGACCAGCGCGCGCTGATCCTCGCCGGTCCCGTCAACCTCGCCCAGGGCGGCCGCGGCTTTATCGGCCGGATTCCGATCTTCGTGCCGACGGCGGGCGGCGGCGACCGCTTCTGGGGCATAGTCTCTGCGGTGATCGACGTCGATCGCCTTTATGCCGCGAGCGGTCTCACCGATCCCAGTCTCGACATCGACGTAGCGCTCATCGGCAAGGATGCGCTGGGTGGCGGCGGCGAACGCTTCTTCGGCGGCGAAAACATCGTCAACGCCAATCCGGTGACGGCCGAGGTGCGATTGCCGGTAGGTTCCTGGCAGATATCGGCGGTGCCCAAGGGGGGGTGGCCGACCACGCCAGAGAACGAGGCCTTCCTGCTGGCGACGATGGCGTTGGCCGGCACTCTGGTGGTGCTGCCTATCCTGGTCGCCGGCTGGCTTTTCGGCGAAAGGCAGAAGAACTACGCCGAACTCAGGCGGCTTTCGCAGCGGCTGGAGCTTGCACTCGACGCATCCGGCATCGGCGTGTGGGAGCATGACCTCTCCACCAACCAGCTGGTATGGGACGATCGCGTCAACGAGATCTACGGCAAACCGGCGGACGGCGAGACGCGCGCCTATCACGATTGGGAACGAACCATCCACCCCGACGATCTTGAACGGGCGAGACGTGATTTCGACACCGCCGCCGCGACCAAGGGCCGCTATTCCTCGCAGTACCGGCTTCTGTTGCCCGACGGCACGACCCGTCATGTGCGCGCGCGAGCAACCTTCCTGCAGGATATCGGTGGCACGCCCAAGATGGTCGGCGCCGAATGGGATGTGACCAGCGACGTGCTCCTCAACGAGAACCTGATGCGGGAACGCCAGCTGTCGGAATCGAAGAATGTCGAGCTGGAAGCGGCGAAGGCGCGCATCGAACACGTCGCGCTGCATGATTCGCTAACCGGCCTGCCCAATCGCCGCTATCTCGACGAGATGCTCGCCGAAGGCGGCACAGTCGACGGCCGGACGGCGCTTCTGCATCTCGACCTCGACCGCTTCAAGCACATCAACGACACGCTCGGCCACGCGGCGGGCGACGCCATGCTGATGCATGCCTCCAAGGTCATCAAGGCCGAAGCCGGTGCAACCGATTTCGTAGCGCGTATCGGCGGCGACGAATTCGTGGTCGTGAGCCACGGGCGTGACGACGACGAACTCGCGGCGCTTGCCGACCGTATCATCGAGGAGATGCGCCAGCCCGTCGACTACCAAGGTCACCAATGCAGGTTCGGGGTCACAATCGGCATTGCAGCCAATAGCGGCGTCGACGCGAAGCAAGTGCTCATCAACGCCGATCTTGCGCTCTACCGGGCCAAGAGCCGCGGCCGTAACCGCTACGAATTCTTCAACGAGGAGCTCCAGAGCGAGATCGTCCGGACCAAGCAGACCGCCGACGAGATACTCGGCGGGCTGGAGCGCAACGAGTTCGTCGCTTATTACCAGCCGCAGTTCGACGCCGAGACGCTGGAGATCGTCGGCGTCGAGGCGCTGTCGCGGTGGCGGCATCCGCGGCGCGGCATCCTCGCCCCCGACATCTTCCTCAATGTGGCCGAGGAACTGAACGTCGTGTCGCTGATCGACCGCACGGTCCTGGAGCAGGCGCTGGAGAATTTCGAGCGCTGGTCGACTGACGGGCTCACCATCCCGCGCGTGTCGGTCAATGTCTCCGCGAGGCGCCTGGAGGACAAGGATCTCATCAACGGCCTGCGCAAGCTCGCGATCAAGCAAGGAACCGTGTCGTTCGAGCTGGTGGAGTCCATCTTCCTCGATGAGAACGACGATCTCGTCGCCTGGAATATCGAACATATCAAGGAGCTCGGGATCGACATCGAGATCGACGATTTCGGCACGGGCTATGCGTCGGTCGTCAGCCTGCTCAAGCTGCAGCCTCGTCGCCTCAAGATCGACCGCCAGCTTGTCACGCCGATCATCGGCTCCGGGGCGCAGCGGCGGCTGGTATCCTCTATCATCGAGATCGGCAAGTCGCTCGGTATAGAGGTCGTCGCCGAAGGCGTCGAGACGATGGAACATGCGCGCATCCTGAAGGAGCTTGGCTGCGACATCCTGCAGGGATATGCCTTCGGCCGTCCGATGGACGCGAAATCCTTCAGGACCTTCGCCCAGTCCCGCAAATGGCTGGCAGCCGGGTAA
- a CDS encoding transporter yields the protein MNIAVPDEGTDLSPYLPDEHGLFFIYHFTAEGLRTKDPAEACWTWRSYQITDMRARKEIGTEQALPTLVREAFLSPSHGCHIDFEDGFLYGDLPDLRHDFAEARGLTHFRFAFNETMLVGARKQPLESVDKIRKLVESGARKFRSPAELIEAVMGQSLDGMAGELDKMGGTLDGIEDRIVCDAWHSERQALVDARRHLVIIHRQMATLTNLFRHLDHSHRDDLPDPINDMATRLSHRAHTLHHDGEQLQARTRLLQDELMAKLTEQSNQLLYILSVMTAVLLPMTIISGLFGMNVGGLPLVDTPLGFWVVTAISIAIAGVVYMIVRRLGRV from the coding sequence ATGAACATCGCTGTTCCCGACGAAGGCACCGACCTGTCGCCCTATTTGCCGGACGAGCACGGCCTGTTCTTCATCTATCATTTCACCGCCGAGGGCTTGCGCACCAAGGACCCGGCCGAGGCGTGCTGGACGTGGCGCAGCTACCAGATCACGGACATGCGCGCGCGCAAGGAAATCGGCACCGAGCAGGCGCTGCCGACGCTGGTGCGCGAAGCCTTCCTGTCTCCCAGCCACGGCTGCCACATCGATTTCGAGGACGGCTTCCTCTACGGCGATCTGCCCGACCTTAGGCACGACTTCGCCGAGGCGCGCGGGCTCACCCATTTCCGCTTCGCCTTCAACGAGACGATGCTGGTCGGGGCTCGCAAGCAGCCGTTGGAGTCGGTCGACAAGATCCGCAAGCTGGTCGAGAGCGGCGCGCGCAAATTCCGCTCACCGGCCGAATTGATCGAGGCGGTGATGGGCCAGTCGCTCGACGGCATGGCCGGCGAGCTCGACAAGATGGGCGGCACGCTGGACGGCATCGAGGATCGCATCGTCTGCGACGCATGGCACAGCGAGCGGCAGGCGTTGGTCGACGCGCGCCGGCACCTGGTGATCATCCACCGCCAGATGGCGACGCTCACCAACCTCTTCCGCCATCTCGACCATTCGCATCGTGACGACCTGCCGGACCCGATCAACGACATGGCCACGCGCCTCTCGCACCGGGCGCACACGCTGCATCACGACGGCGAGCAGTTGCAGGCGCGCACTCGCCTCCTGCAGGACGAGCTGATGGCGAAGCTGACCGAACAATCGAACCAGCTGCTCTACATCCTCTCCGTGATGACGGCGGTGCTGTTGCCGATGACCATCATCTCGGGCCTGTTCGGCATGAATGTCGGCGGGTTGCCGCTGGTCGACACGCCGCTGGGTTTCTGGGTGGTGACGGCGATATCGATCGCGATCGCCGGCGTCGTCTATATGATCGTGCGGCGACTCGGGCGGGTTTAG
- a CDS encoding glutathione S-transferase family protein, which translates to MYVLHIGNKNYSSWSLRPWVLMRTLDIPFEERLTPFPAGSSFSLFRSFSPNGRVPCLIDDGWAVWDSLAIAEYLAERHQGVWPADARARAWARSAAAEMHSSFIALRNDCPMSCGVRVEPFPMSDDLKHDLFRLGDLWNDGLARFGGPFLAGDRFTAVDAFFAPVAFRVQSYGLTFEGAAAAYPERLLDLPAMREWYEAGLAETWREPGHEAEVHAAGTLVEDLRAGA; encoded by the coding sequence ATGTACGTTCTGCACATTGGCAACAAGAACTATTCGTCCTGGTCGCTGCGGCCGTGGGTGCTGATGCGCACCCTCGACATTCCCTTCGAGGAGCGGCTGACGCCGTTCCCGGCCGGATCGAGTTTCAGCCTCTTCCGGTCGTTCTCGCCGAACGGCCGCGTGCCCTGCCTGATCGACGACGGCTGGGCGGTTTGGGATTCGCTCGCCATCGCGGAGTATCTGGCCGAGCGTCATCAGGGCGTATGGCCGGCGGACGCCAGGGCGCGCGCCTGGGCGCGTTCGGCCGCCGCCGAGATGCATTCGAGTTTCATCGCCTTGCGCAACGACTGCCCGATGAGCTGCGGCGTCCGCGTCGAGCCGTTCCCGATGTCCGATGATCTGAAGCACGATCTCTTCCGCCTCGGCGACCTCTGGAATGATGGCCTCGCCCGTTTCGGCGGACCGTTCCTGGCCGGCGACCGCTTCACCGCAGTCGATGCCTTCTTTGCCCCGGTGGCCTTCCGGGTGCAGTCCTATGGCTTGACGTTCGAGGGCGCCGCCGCTGCCTACCCAGAGCGGCTGCTCGATCTCCCGGCCATGCGCGAATGGTACGAGGCCGGCCTCGCCGAGACATGGCGCGAGCCCGGCCATGAGGCGGAAGTCCACGCCGCCGGCACTCTCGTCGAGGATCTGCGCGCAGGCGCGTGA